In Myxococcus xanthus, the genomic window ATACGAAGGCATGGGCGGGCGGAGCGAGGGCGCGGAGGGCAGGCTGCATCAGGCGTGCTCCTCGTCCTCGTCGGGTGCGTCCGTCCGCTGCACCTGCCATTCGGGGAATGGGTCTTCCAGCCGCGCCCAGTGTTGGGGTCCGCGCGCCAGCTCCTCTGGCGTGAGCAGACAGGCCTCCAGCAGCCGGGCCATCTCCTCGTGGTCCGCGTCCTGGGTGATGAAGACGATTTCCTGCCGCCGGTCGCCGTGTGGGCCCACGCACTCGCGCTCGATGTCGGCGCGCGCCTGCGCATCCTCCGGCCACTCGGCGCGGGGCATCGCGTCCCACCACACGCCGCCGGGCTCGAAGCTGCAGGCGCCGCCCGCCTGGGCCCAGACACCCGCGATGTCCATCCGCGTGGCGAGCCAGAAGAAGCCCTTGGAGCGCAGCACGCCCTTCCAGCTCTCGTGGATGAAGTCCCACAGCCGCGCGGGGTGGAAGGGCACGCGGCCGCGGAAGACGAAGCTGCGGATGCCGTAGGTCTCCGTCTCCGGGGTGTGTTCGCCCCGCAGCTCCTTGAGCCAGCCCGGGGCGCGCCGTGCGCGTTCGAAGTCGAAGCGGCCCGTGTTGAGCACGGCGGAGGGTGGCACGCGGCCCCGTTCGGAGGTAACGAGGTGCGCGTCCGGGTTGA contains:
- the zigA gene encoding zinc metallochaperone GTPase ZigA, with the protein product MTAPAATARLPVTVLSGFLGAGKTTLLNHILQNREGLRVAVIVNDMSEVNIDGRLVKTGGGALSRVDEKLVELSNGCICCTLREDLLLEVSRLAREGRFDYLLIESTGISEPLPVAETFTFTDEQGQGLSDVARLDTLVTVVDALNFLRDWSAADDLATRGLAAADEDERTVVDLLVEQVEFADVLVLNKTDLVPAEELARLKDILRKLNPDAHLVTSERGRVPPSAVLNTGRFDFERARRAPGWLKELRGEHTPETETYGIRSFVFRGRVPFHPARLWDFIHESWKGVLRSKGFFWLATRMDIAGVWAQAGGACSFEPGGVWWDAMPRAEWPEDAQARADIERECVGPHGDRRQEIVFITQDADHEEMARLLEACLLTPEELARGPQHWARLEDPFPEWQVQRTDAPDEDEEHA